The Arachis hypogaea cultivar Tifrunner chromosome 19, arahy.Tifrunner.gnm2.J5K5, whole genome shotgun sequence genome has a window encoding:
- the LOC112778044 gene encoding uncharacterized protein translates to MEGNSIPTTMAMNQNGAQIGRASSRDTQKGNWVEEMRGSLMVVATVIATLTFQIAINPPGGVWQQDSNNQQGCASGNICKAGTSVLGTSSDDENQRLKYEMFILLCTVSFTASQTVILFLLTGFQLRNRLVMWLLILVMCLSVICLAGAYVISIWMVMKPLDKLINKITLYYALFWAGLVTLLCLALLLRFLIWLLKEFYRFLCCL, encoded by the coding sequence ATGGAGGGAAATTCAATACCAACAACTATGGCTATGAATCAGAATGGAGCACAGATAGGAAGAGCATCATCAAGGGATACCCAAAAGGGAAACTGGGTTGAAGAGATGCGAGGTTCTCTAATGGTTGTAGCAACGGTTATTGCAACCCTAACTTTCCAAATTGCAATAAACCCCCCAGGGGGCGTTTGGCAACAGGACTCAAATAACCAACAGGGTTGTGCTTCTGGAAACATCTGCAAAGCTGGCACTTCTGTTTTGGGCACTTCCTCCGATGACGAAAACCAACGCTTGAAATACGAAATGTTCATACTCTTATGCACTGTTTCTTTCACTGCATCACAGACTGTGATTCTTTTTCTGCTTACTGGCTTTCAGCTGCGTAATAGGCTGGTCATGTGGTTGTTGATTCTTGTTATGTGCCTCTCGGTTATTTGCTTGGCTGGGGCTTATGTGATCTCCATTTGGATGGTCATGAAGCCACTTGACAAGTTGATTAACAAAATCACCTTGTATTATGCCTTGTTTTGGGCTGGATTGGTTACTCTGCTTTGTCTCGCACTCTTGCTTCGCTTTCTCATCTGGCTGTTGAAGGAGTTCTACCGGTTTTTATGTTGCTTGTAG